The Mytilus trossulus isolate FHL-02 chromosome 13, PNRI_Mtr1.1.1.hap1, whole genome shotgun sequence genome has a segment encoding these proteins:
- the LOC134694261 gene encoding uncharacterized protein LOC134694261, translated as MLLMVLALLLFCKASAIPYPDIDASLDELVVYYTSFSFTTKEVLGFLLNIHHIMLSERSFYRIKKRLRLQKRGVESAIADIVTKILQLRNAGYTNIGYRSLWNVLRCLGVRASQHTVRLVLKAIDGDGVLRRQRHRLTRRRYTSNGPSFCIHVDGYDKLKPFGISVHGGIDGFSRKILWLKATSSNKNPRIVAGHFLEYLKTSKRVPRVVRMDAGTENVIVERIQIALRLFHTDSLAGHRSVSIGRSTANQKIEMLWSFLMRNFTTFWRNLFKDMVDEGILNNADPVHLECIRFCFLPLIHRHLDIFLQSWNSHRIRSQRNVECPHGIPNVMYYQPFIYDKYDCSYELPCDIVALDYLTDIYTDAVLPRGTKEEFRQLINTLTFLDIGEFDVIETPTQAKELFNLLSSVISQHLLNR; from the exons ATGCTTTTG ATGGTACTTGCTCTTCTCCTGTTCTGCAAGGCCAGTGCTATTCCATATCCAGACATAGATGCATCATTAGACGAACTAGTTGTATACTATACAAGTTTTtcatttacaacaaaagaaGTACTCGGGTTTTTACTAAACATACATCATATAATGCTGAGCGAAAGATCAttttatagaattaaaaaacGTTTGAGATTGCAAAAAAGAGGAGTTGAAAGTGCTATTGCTGATATTGTTACAAAAATTTTACAGTTAAGAAATGCAGGATATACCAATATAGGTTATCGATCTTTATGGAATGTACTTCGCTGCCTAGGCGTAAGAGCTTCACAACACACGGTAAGGCTAGTTTTGAAAGCTATTGACGGAGACGGCGTTTTAAGGAGACAAAGACATAGGCTTACAAGAAGACGATACACAAGTAACGGACCGAGCTTTTGCATCCACGTCGATGGATATGATAAGTTAAAGCCGTTTGGAATATCTGTCCATGGTGGAATCGACGGTTTTTCAAGAAAGATACTTTGGCTGAAAGCtacaagttcaaataaaaatccCCGTATAGTTGCAGGACATTTTCTTGAGTATTTGAAGACAAGCAAAAGGGTTCCAAGGGTAGTACGCATGGATGCAGGAACTGAAAATGTTATAGTTGAACGTATTCAAATAGCTTTGAGATTATTTCATACTGATAGCTTGGCAGGACATAGAAGTGTTTCAATAGGAAGATCAACGGCCAACCAAAAGATCGAAATGCTATGGAGTTTTCTGATGCGAAATTTCACAACATTTTGGAGGAATTTGTTTAAAGATATGGTAGATGAAGGTATACTTAACAATGCCGACCCTGTGCATCTTGAATGCATACGGTTTTGTTTCCTACCACTTATTCATAGACATTTAGACATATTTCTACAATCATGGAATTCACACAGAATAAGATCTCAAAGAAATGTTGAATGTCCACATGGTATACCTAACGTTATGTACTACCAACCTTTTATTTACGATAAATATGACTGCTCTTATGAATTGCCGTGCGACATAGTTGCATTGGATTACTTAACTGATATATACACGGATGCTGTTCTACCTAGAGGCACTAAAGAAGAATTTAGACAATTAATAAATACTCTCACGTTTTTAGATATCGGAGAATTCGATGTCATTGAAACTCCAACACAGGCCAAAGAATTGTTCAACTTATTATCAAGCGTAATATCACAACATTTGTTAAATCGATAG